The following proteins are encoded in a genomic region of Scleropages formosus unplaced genomic scaffold, fSclFor1.1, whole genome shotgun sequence:
- the LOC108928434 gene encoding integrin alpha-7 produces MLSHCSCEGKGTLSCGSTSSWVLLLCAAALASFPLALGFNLDTTQTLTKEGEKGSFFGFSLALHQQLSPISHSWILVGAPRARGLGALQGSRPGALYRCPITAEEYDCERVDIDGEVRPDRESKDNQWLGVTVRSQGIGGKVVTCAHLYELRQRVNQSSETRDPIGRCYVLSEDLTERDDLDGGEWKFCEGRPQSHEQFGFCQQGLAVSFTPDKNFILFGAPGTYNWKGELRVQLLNQSLLDLGFYDDGPYEVADEKQQDARLIPVPFHSYLGLLFMASPVEDALVYKTLEPLYRPTTFEDVAQNSYLGFSVDSAKDVLSRGHLTFVAGAPRANHTGAVVLLRKDNVYRLVPQHILWGEELASSFGYSVATADLNNDGWTDIIVGAPNFFDRKAEIGGAVYVYLNPASHWHQARPIRLNGTHDSMFGLAVTSVGDLDQDGYGDIAVGAPFDGDGKVFIYRGSSSGIDTKTSQVLDGVGVGVKHFGYSISGGLDIDGNSYPDLAVGSLDDQVVLYRSRPVIHLRRDISIEPQNIDLENRNCKGRDGVCVEVKACFTYTARPTSYSPYITLEVRFEADTERRKLNLPHRISFLGRTASELEYQRSEEVELRGQSQPACKVATFQLQENLRDKLRPISLAITHSIKRARHLGHVAPKHLGPLSPVLSASISSTLHTEVNFLREGCGDDRICQSNLQLSYRFGTRPVNSDLFTPLPIDEDGVPVFSLSDQRSIALEVLVTNMPSDPQRPHEDGDDAHAAQLLVTLPDTLSYSGFRGQQVVCQTNQNGSQAECELGNPLKRDSKLKFYIILSTSGITIETTALSVDLLLVTISEQSDLAPVRAHAKVVIELPLSISGVARPHQLFFSGTVKGESAMVTLDDVGSPVEFEFTVTNPGQFLQTLGSAFLNIMWPHELANGKWLLYPTDVHFQGHPNTHCTPATLNPLSLTDSHPRQASRPVCNPSRRNVRSHQEEDNQDMVKDTVARSTPAVAASERRKSLQLDCLLGSARCLLLQCPLHSISGSAVLSVQARLWNATFLEEFSSVSALELLVRANITVKSSIKHLVLRDAASQVSVMIYPEHGVADQHGIPWWIILIAVLAGILVLALLVCILWKCGFFQRAQYKDTVPQYHAIKIPREDRPQFQNEKTGTLRKKDWATHWSDGTS; encoded by the exons GATCCTGGTGGGAGCGCCACGAGCACGCGGTCTGGGTGCCTTGCAGGGTAGCCGTCCTGGTGCTCTGTACCGTTGTCCAATCACAGCCGAGGAGTACGACTGTGAGCGAGTGGACATTGATGGGGAAG TAAGGCCTGACCGTGAGAGCAAGGACAACCAGTGGCTGGGTGTCACCGTTAGGAGTCAGGGGATTGGTGGAAAAGTCGTG ACCTGCGCCCATTTGTACGAGCTCCGCCAGCGTGTGAACCAGTCGTCCGAGACTCGGGACCCCATTGGGCGCTGCTACGTGCTGAGCGAGGACCTGACAGAGCGTGACGACCTGGACGGGGGCGAGTGGAAGTTCTGCGAGGGGAGGCCGCAGAGCCATGAGCAGTTTGGTTTCTGCCAGCAAGGCCTGGCTGTCAGCTTCACGCCCGACAAGAACTTTATCCTCTTTGGTGCTCCAGGCACCTACAACTGGAAAG GAGAGTTGCGCGTGCAGCTCCTCAATCAGTCCCTCCTTGATTTGGGCTTCTACGATGATGGGCCATACGAAGTAGCTGATGAGAAACAACAGGATGCACGGCTAATCCCAGTTCCCTTCCACAGCTACCTGG GGCTATTGTTCATGGCTAGTCCCGTGGAGGACGCACTGGTGTACAAAACCCTGGAGCCGTTATACCGCCCCACCACCTTTGAGGACGTAGCTCAGAATAGCTACTTAG GATTCTCTGTTGATTCCGCTAAGGACGTGCTGAGTCGAGGGCACCTGACCTTCGTGGCGGGAGCGCCACGTGCCAACCATACGGGCGCAGTGGTGCTGCTGCGAAAGGACAACGTGTACCGGCTCGTACCCCAGCACATCCTGTGGGGGGAGGAGCTGGCCTCCTCCTTCGGCTACTCGGTGGCCACGGCGGACCTCAACAATGATGG GTGGACAGATATAATTGTTGGGGCCCCCAACTTTTTTGACCGCAAGGCGGAGATTGGAGGGGCGGTGTATGTGTACCTGAACCCAGCGAGCCACTGGCACCAGGCGCGGCCCATCCGGCTGAACGGAACGCATGACTCCATGTTCGGCCTAGCTGTCACCAGCGTGGGGGACCTGGACCAAGACGGCTATGGGG ACATTGCGGTGGGAGCTCCATTCGATGGAGACGGTAAGGTCTTCATCTACCGCGGTTCATCCTCGGGCATTGACACCAAGACTTCCCAG GTTCTGGATGGGGTCGGGGTGGGGGTGAAACACTTTGGCTATTCTATTTCTGGTGGTCTGGACATAGATGGGAACTCATACCCTGACTTGGCAGTGGGTTCCCTTGATGACCAGGTTGTGTTGTACAG ATCTCGCCCCGTCATCCATCTCAGACGGGACATCAGTATTGAACCCCAAAACATTGACTTGGAGAACCGTAACTGTAAAGGTCGTGATGGAGTGTG CGTGGAGGTGAAGGCATGTTTCACCTATACTGCTCGTCCGACATCATACTCACCCTACATCA CCCTGGAAGTGCGCTTTGAGGCCGACACGGAGCGCAGGAAGCTAAACTTGCCCCACCGCATCAGCTTCTTGGGTCGCACCGCATCGGAGCTGGAGTACCAGCGCTCTGAGGAGGTGGAGCTTCGTGGCCAGAGCCAACCGGCGTGCAAGGTGGCGACCTTTCAGCTACAG GAGAATCTCCGTGACAAGCTGCGCCCCATTTCCCTGGCAATAACACACAGCATCAAACGAGCCCGCCACCTCGGACACGTCGCTCCCAAACACCTGGGGCCGCTGTCTCCCGTGCTGAGCGCTTCCATTTCCAGCACTCTGCACACAGAG GTGAACTTCTTGCGGGAGGGATGTGGGGATGACAGGATCTGTCAAAGCAACCTGCAGCTGAGCTATCGCTTTGGCACCCGTCCTGTAAACTCTGACCTTTTCACCCCTTTGCCCAT AGATGAAGATGGAGTACCGGTCTTTTCGCTGTCCGACCAGCGGTCAATAGCATTGGAGGTTTTGGTCACCAACATGCCCTCTGACCCCCAGCGACCACACGAGGATGGAGATGATGCCCATGCAGCGCAGCTCCTGGTGACCCTTCCTGACACGCTGTCCTACTCTGGTTTCAGAGGTCAACAG GTGGTGTGCCAGACCAACCAAAACGGCTCTCAGGCTGAATGTGAGCTGGGAAATCCGCTGAAGAGAGACTCCAAG ctaaaattttatattatattaagcACATCTGGAATCACCATAGAAACCACAGCACTGTCAGTTGATCTCCTGCTGGTGAC CATAAGCGAGCAGTCCGATCTGGCACCAGTCAGAGCCCATGCTAAAGTAGTCattgagctccctctgtccatcAGCGG GGTGGCCCGGCCTCATCAGCTCTTCTTCAGCGGGACGGTGAAGGGCGAGAGCGCCATGGTGACTCTAGACGATGTGGGCAGCCCGGTGGAATTTGAGTTCACG GTGACCAATCCAGGGCAGTTTCTGCAAACACTGGGCTCTGCCTTCCTGAACATCATGTGGCCCCACGAGCTGGCTAATGGGAAATGGCTGCTCTATCCCACCGACGTGCATTTCCAGGGGCACCCGAACACTCACTGCACCCCCGCCACCCTCAATCCACTGAGCCTGACTGACAGTCATCCCCGCC aggcgtcccgtcctgtgtgt AACCCATCCAGAAGAAATGTACGTTCCCACCAAGAGGAAGACAACCAGGACATGGTAAAGGACACTGTGGCCAGGAGCACCCCAGCAGTGGCAGCCTCTGAGCGGAGGAAGTCCTTGCAGTTG GACTGCCTCCTGGGCTCGGCCCGCTGCCTTCTGCTCCAATGTCCGCTGCACAGCATCTCCGGCTCAGCTGTGCTCAGCGTCCAAGCCCGGCTGTGGAACGCCACATtcctggag GAGTTTTCCTCAGTCAGCGCCCTGGAGCTGCTAGTGAGAGCCAACATCACAGTCAAGTCCAGCATCAAGCACCTGGTTTTGAGGGATGCTGCTTCACAG GTCTCAGTCATGATCTATCCAGAACACGGGGTGGCAGATCAGCACGGGATCCCTTGGTGGATCATCCTCATCGCCGTGCTAGCTGGAATACTTGTCCTGGCTCTGCTAGTGTGCATACTCTGGAAG TGTGGCTTCTTCCAGCGAGCCCAGTACAAAGACACCGTGCCCCAGTACCACGCCATAAAGATTCCTCGTGAGGACCGCCCACAGTTCCAGAACGAGAAGACGGGAACATTACGCAAGAAGGACTGGGCCACACACTGGAGCGATGGAACATCCTGA